A single genomic interval of Pseudomonas sp. FeN3W harbors:
- a CDS encoding amino acid permease — MRAPHRSRSGLSVTDGVAVLVGVVVGVGIFGFPPLVAQHAPSALAYLGLWLAGGVLMLLGALCYAELGATYPHRGGEYHYLALAWGPRLALLFAWARCGVIQTGSIAAVAFIYGDYAQRLLPLGEAGAAWHAASVVAALTVLNVLGTRESGRLQQVFTGLTLLAILGVCGAGLFVALTGDGAPTRAVAPVEGGLAGMLGMGMVFVLLTYGGWNEAAYLSGELRRPGRDMSRVLLLGAALVTGLYLLVNLAFLTIFGLQGVRDSSAIGADLMGLVAGARGETLLALLVCLTALSTLNATVLTGARVYYALGRDVPRLAALGAWNEHGATPRRALLAQAAISLGLVAFGAYVGNGIETMVAYTAPVFWLFMALIALSLPRLRRRAPRARPFSAPGYPFTPWLFALVCLGLCWASVRYAGEGALLGVAVLLAGLPLLLLQRRVALPEPAGEGA, encoded by the coding sequence GTGCGCGCTCCGCACCGCTCGCGTAGCGGCCTCTCCGTCACGGACGGGGTTGCGGTGCTGGTCGGCGTGGTCGTCGGCGTCGGCATCTTCGGTTTTCCTCCGCTGGTCGCGCAGCACGCGCCCAGCGCCCTCGCCTACCTGGGACTGTGGCTGGCCGGTGGTGTGCTGATGTTGCTCGGCGCGCTGTGCTATGCCGAGCTGGGCGCGACCTATCCGCACCGCGGTGGGGAATACCATTACCTGGCTCTCGCCTGGGGGCCGCGCCTGGCGCTGCTGTTCGCCTGGGCCCGCTGTGGGGTGATCCAGACCGGCTCCATCGCCGCGGTGGCGTTCATCTACGGCGACTACGCCCAGCGCCTGCTGCCGCTGGGCGAGGCTGGCGCCGCCTGGCACGCCGCTTCGGTCGTGGCGGCGTTGACCGTCCTCAATGTGCTGGGCACTCGCGAATCGGGGCGTCTGCAGCAAGTGTTCACCGGGCTCACGCTGCTGGCCATCCTTGGTGTTTGTGGCGCGGGGCTGTTTGTGGCACTCACCGGCGATGGCGCGCCGACGCGAGCCGTGGCGCCTGTCGAAGGCGGCCTGGCTGGCATGCTCGGCATGGGCATGGTGTTCGTCCTGCTCACCTATGGCGGTTGGAACGAGGCCGCCTACCTGTCCGGCGAGTTGCGTCGGCCGGGCCGCGACATGAGCCGTGTGTTGCTGCTCGGTGCAGCGCTGGTCACCGGGCTCTATCTGCTGGTCAACCTGGCCTTCCTCACCATCTTCGGCCTGCAGGGCGTGCGTGACTCATCGGCGATCGGCGCCGATCTGATGGGGCTGGTGGCCGGTGCCCGGGGCGAGACGCTGTTGGCATTGCTGGTCTGCCTGACCGCGTTGTCCACCCTCAACGCCACGGTACTCACCGGCGCCCGCGTTTACTACGCGCTCGGCCGCGACGTGCCGCGCCTGGCGGCATTGGGCGCCTGGAACGAACACGGCGCCACACCGCGTCGGGCGTTGCTGGCGCAGGCGGCTATCAGCCTGGGCTTGGTGGCCTTCGGTGCGTATGTCGGCAACGGCATCGAGACCATGGTCGCCTACACCGCGCCGGTGTTCTGGCTGTTTATGGCGCTGATCGCCCTGAGCCTGCCGCGTCTGCGCCGTCGTGCGCCGCGGGCGCGGCCGTTCAGTGCGCCCGGTTATCCGTTCACGCCCTGGCTGTTCGCGCTGGTCTGCCTGGGCCTGTGCTGGGCCAGCGTGCGCTACGCCGGCGAGGGCGCACTGCTTGGTGTGGCGGTACTGCTGGCCGGCCTGCCGCTGTTGCTGCTGCAACGCCGGGTCGCGCTGCCGGAGCCGGCCGGCGAAGGCGCCTGA
- a CDS encoding 50S ribosomal protein L11 methyltransferase translates to MTHTLRFFLLPLALFAVMMVQAQTRQLDVPYVPTPDSVVARMLEMAEVGPGDRVIDLGSGDGRIAIAAVRDRGAHSALGVDLDPERVAEAELNAQEAGVSDRVAFEQGDLFEKDISEADVLTMYLLQRVNLRLRPIILETLQPGTRVVSHAFSMDNWQPDQTDTVAGSYVYLWIVPAKVEGEWQVKTEQGQVTLSLTQQFQEVQGSARSAAGEEPVQGRLIGDELHFSLGDREYVGKVNGDRIEPLSNEGTQRRWSAQRS, encoded by the coding sequence ATGACTCATACCCTTCGTTTTTTCCTGCTGCCTTTGGCGCTATTCGCGGTCATGATGGTGCAGGCGCAGACGCGTCAGCTGGACGTTCCCTACGTACCTACGCCCGATAGCGTGGTGGCGCGCATGCTGGAAATGGCTGAAGTCGGGCCGGGCGATCGGGTCATCGATCTGGGCTCCGGCGATGGGCGCATCGCCATTGCCGCGGTGCGCGACCGCGGCGCGCATTCCGCCCTGGGTGTGGATCTCGACCCCGAGCGTGTCGCCGAGGCTGAGCTCAATGCGCAGGAGGCGGGCGTGTCCGACCGGGTCGCGTTCGAGCAGGGCGACCTGTTCGAAAAGGACATTTCCGAAGCCGATGTGCTGACCATGTACCTGCTGCAACGGGTCAACCTGCGCCTGCGTCCCATCATTCTCGAAACCCTGCAGCCGGGCACCCGCGTGGTGTCCCACGCGTTCAGCATGGATAACTGGCAGCCCGACCAGACCGATACCGTGGCTGGCAGCTACGTCTATCTATGGATCGTGCCGGCCAAGGTGGAGGGCGAATGGCAGGTGAAGACCGAACAGGGCCAAGTGACGTTGAGCCTGACGCAGCAGTTTCAGGAAGTGCAGGGCAGCGCTCGCAGCGCGGCCGGCGAGGAGCCTGTCCAGGGGCGGCTGATAGGCGATGAACTGCACTTCTCCCTCGGTGACCGGGAATACGTCGGCAAGGTCAATGGTGACCGGATCGAGCCCCTGTCGAACGAGGGCACGCAGCGCCGCTGGTCGGCTCAGCGGTCCTGA